The following proteins are encoded in a genomic region of Pikeienuella piscinae:
- a CDS encoding acyl-CoA thioesterase, whose amino-acid sequence MENYPEAKRSAFPEIQTIPTRWNDNDIYGHMNNVVYAEYFDTAVNRWLIGSGALDVPGGPIVGLVAETRCKFLSSVGFPDILETGLSALHVGNSSVIYGLGLFHAGAETPAALCRYVHVYVDAAGRRPTPIPESLRRALTALDPGFAPRTPARG is encoded by the coding sequence GTGGAGAATTATCCCGAAGCGAAGCGCAGCGCGTTCCCCGAGATCCAGACGATTCCCACGCGCTGGAACGACAACGACATTTACGGCCATATGAACAATGTGGTCTATGCGGAGTATTTCGACACCGCCGTGAACCGCTGGCTGATCGGCAGCGGCGCGCTCGACGTTCCCGGCGGGCCCATTGTCGGCCTGGTCGCCGAGACACGCTGCAAATTTCTCTCAAGCGTCGGTTTCCCGGATATTCTCGAGACGGGCCTCTCGGCGCTCCATGTCGGAAACAGCAGCGTGATCTACGGTCTCGGCCTCTTTCACGCGGGCGCGGAAACCCCCGCCGCGCTCTGTCGCTACGTACACGTCTATGTGGACGCCGCCGGCCGCCGGCCGACCCCGATTCCCGAATCGCTCCGCCGGGCGCTGACGGCGCTGGATCCGGGTTTTGCGCCCCGAACACCCGCTCGAGGCTGA
- a CDS encoding trimethylamine methyltransferase family protein translates to MTEAGTGMSPPRARSRSGGRAGNQRRGGSTAIRQSPWEIVVNSDHPTTPLRPEGVEMIHDAAMRVLEEIGVDFLNEEARSILAEAGCDIAPDGPRVRMGRDFVMEMVARAPSEFDITPRNPERRVTIGGDHMVFVNVSSPPNAMDLDGGRRVGNIEDFRNFMRLTQYFNCIHLAGGYPVEPVDVHASVRHLDCLYDKLTLTDKVCHAYSLGRERVEDVMEMVRIAGGLSHEEFDAAPRMYTNINSSSPLKHDYPMLDGAMRLARRGQPVIVTPFTLSGAMAPVTLAGATVLSVAEGLAAIALLEYMAPGLPVVMGTFTSNVDMKSGAPAFGTPEYVRATQMAGQMARFYGLPLRASNACAANAPDGQAMWESANSLWACVTGGANVVYHGAGWLEGGLIASYEKFVMDCELIQQIAHYLKGVSVEEADLAFEAIREVDSSGHFFGCQHTQDRYESAFYAPFLSDWRNYEAWAEAGGVQTAERANKVWKGILAEYRPPSMDEAVREELAAFVARRKSEGGAPTDF, encoded by the coding sequence ATGACCGAGGCCGGGACCGGGATGTCGCCGCCGCGCGCGCGCAGCCGCTCAGGCGGGCGCGCCGGCAACCAGCGCAGGGGCGGATCCACGGCGATCCGGCAATCGCCATGGGAGATTGTCGTCAACAGCGATCATCCGACCACGCCGCTCAGACCGGAAGGCGTCGAGATGATCCATGACGCCGCGATGCGCGTTCTCGAAGAGATCGGCGTCGACTTCCTGAACGAGGAGGCGCGGAGCATCCTCGCCGAAGCCGGGTGCGATATCGCGCCGGACGGGCCGCGGGTGCGGATGGGGCGTGATTTCGTGATGGAGATGGTCGCGCGCGCGCCAAGCGAATTCGACATCACGCCCCGCAACCCGGAGCGGCGGGTGACGATCGGCGGTGATCACATGGTGTTCGTCAACGTCTCCAGCCCGCCCAACGCGATGGATCTCGATGGCGGCAGACGGGTCGGGAATATCGAGGATTTTCGGAACTTCATGCGGCTGACGCAGTATTTCAACTGCATCCATCTCGCTGGCGGCTACCCGGTCGAGCCGGTCGACGTCCACGCTTCGGTCCGTCATCTCGACTGCCTCTATGACAAACTGACGCTGACCGACAAGGTCTGCCACGCCTATTCTCTCGGTCGCGAGCGGGTCGAGGACGTGATGGAAATGGTGCGCATCGCCGGCGGCCTTTCCCATGAGGAGTTCGACGCCGCGCCGCGCATGTACACCAATATCAACTCATCGAGTCCGCTGAAGCACGATTACCCGATGCTTGACGGCGCGATGCGGCTGGCGCGGCGCGGCCAGCCGGTGATCGTCACGCCGTTCACGCTTTCGGGTGCGATGGCGCCGGTCACGCTGGCGGGGGCGACCGTGCTTTCCGTCGCCGAAGGTCTCGCCGCCATCGCGCTGCTCGAATACATGGCGCCTGGACTGCCCGTGGTGATGGGGACCTTCACCTCGAACGTCGATATGAAGAGTGGCGCGCCGGCTTTCGGCACGCCGGAATATGTCCGCGCGACGCAGATGGCCGGCCAAATGGCGCGGTTTTACGGCCTGCCGTTGCGGGCCTCCAACGCCTGCGCGGCGAACGCGCCCGACGGTCAGGCGATGTGGGAGAGCGCGAACTCGCTCTGGGCTTGCGTCACCGGCGGCGCCAACGTGGTCTATCATGGTGCGGGATGGCTCGAGGGTGGGCTGATCGCATCCTACGAGAAATTCGTGATGGATTGCGAACTGATCCAGCAAATCGCCCATTATCTGAAGGGCGTCAGCGTCGAAGAGGCCGACCTTGCGTTCGAAGCGATCCGCGAGGTCGACTCGTCCGGGCACTTCTTTGGCTGCCAGCACACGCAGGATCGTTACGAGTCCGCCTTCTATGCGCCTTTCTTGAGCGACTGGCGCAATTACGAAGCCTGGGCTGAAGCGGGCGGAGTCCAGACCGCGGAACGCGCGAACAAGGTCTGGAAGGGCATACTCGCGGAATACCGGCCGCCTTCGATGGACGAGGCGGTCAGGGAGGAACTCGCCGCGTTCGTCGCGCGGCGGAAATCCGAGGGCGGCGCCCCGACCGATTTCTGA
- a CDS encoding DUF1013 domain-containing protein: protein MTDLPLLPKATAVWLVDNTALTFTQIAEFTGMHELEIGGIADGEVAIGIKGLDPVAGGQLTREEIARCEADPNARLKLLKKQVAPEQKRKAPRYTPLSKRQDRPAAIAWLVRYHPELADSQIAKLVGTTKPTILSVRDKSHWNMPNIRPVDPVALGLCKQVELDAAVKRAAARKAKLEGATMSDEEKKALMSTEASLHAQVEPQRPQKSFGGLDSFSILGDEAGGEDDTDKRVDAESLFNLPKNADDEDEQPR, encoded by the coding sequence ATGACCGACCTGCCCCTGCTACCGAAAGCGACCGCCGTGTGGCTGGTTGACAACACCGCGCTGACCTTCACCCAGATCGCCGAGTTCACCGGCATGCATGAGCTGGAGATCGGCGGAATCGCCGATGGTGAGGTCGCGATCGGCATCAAGGGGCTCGATCCGGTCGCGGGCGGGCAGCTGACAAGGGAGGAGATCGCTCGATGCGAGGCCGACCCGAATGCGCGGCTGAAGCTGCTGAAAAAGCAAGTCGCGCCAGAGCAGAAGCGCAAGGCGCCGCGCTACACGCCGCTTTCCAAGCGCCAGGACCGGCCGGCGGCGATCGCGTGGCTGGTACGCTATCACCCGGAACTCGCCGACAGTCAGATCGCCAAGCTGGTGGGGACCACCAAGCCGACGATCCTTTCGGTGCGCGACAAGAGCCACTGGAACATGCCGAACATCCGCCCGGTGGACCCGGTCGCGCTCGGCCTGTGCAAGCAGGTCGAACTCGACGCCGCGGTGAAGCGCGCCGCGGCGCGCAAGGCCAAGCTCGAAGGCGCGACGATGTCCGACGAGGAAAAGAAGGCGCTGATGTCGACGGAGGCGAGCCTCCATGCGCAGGTCGAACCGCAGCGGCCACAGAAGAGCTTCGGCGGGCTCGACAGCTTCTCGATCCTCGGCGACGAGGCGGGCGGTGAAGACGACACAGACAAACGCGTCGACGCCGAAAGCCTCTTCAACCTGCCGAAGAACGCGGATGACGAGGATGAGCAGCCGCGCTGA
- a CDS encoding ribonuclease T2 family protein codes for MCRLLTPSLLPVISCLVFVAGLARAEGERAGEFDYYVLSLSWNASWCAVEGDARDADQCDARHDLGFTLHGLWPQNERGWPQYCRTSARDPSRSESDGMADIMGSGGLAWYQWKKHGRCSGLAATAYFALAREAYQRVARPEIFRRLPHDMELPAKVVEAAFLEANPDLEANGVTITCGDGYVREARICLSRDLTPRACAPDSARDCTLRAARMPRMR; via the coding sequence ATGTGTCGCCTGCTCACGCCATCTCTGCTTCCCGTCATCTCCTGTCTTGTCTTCGTCGCCGGCCTCGCGCGGGCGGAGGGCGAGCGGGCCGGCGAGTTCGACTATTATGTGCTTTCACTCTCGTGGAACGCTTCATGGTGTGCGGTTGAAGGCGATGCGCGGGACGCCGATCAGTGCGACGCGCGCCACGACCTGGGCTTCACCCTGCACGGTCTCTGGCCGCAGAACGAGCGGGGTTGGCCGCAATATTGCCGGACATCGGCGCGCGATCCTTCACGGAGCGAGAGCGACGGAATGGCCGATATCATGGGTTCCGGCGGGCTCGCCTGGTATCAGTGGAAGAAACACGGTCGTTGCTCCGGGCTTGCCGCGACAGCCTATTTCGCGTTGGCGCGCGAAGCCTATCAACGGGTCGCGCGGCCGGAGATTTTCCGCCGTCTGCCTCACGACATGGAATTGCCCGCGAAAGTGGTCGAAGCGGCGTTTCTGGAGGCGAACCCCGATCTCGAGGCGAATGGCGTCACCATCACTTGCGGCGACGGCTATGTGCGTGAGGCGCGCATCTGTCTTTCGCGCGATCTGACGCCCAGGGCTTGTGCGCCCGACTCTGCGCGCGACTGCACGCTGCGCGCCGCGCGGATGCCGCGGATGCGCTGA
- a CDS encoding HAD family hydrolase, with translation MTTRIKGALFDKDGTLIDFTATWRGLVEGMIADYAGPDEALRAALGAAIGFDVTTGLFLPGSPVVAGSTGEVAALMAALLPRVPAAEIEAEANRRAAAAGAGDSDAMLAPTPGLDEALERLSGMRLALGVATHDSEAAARAHVRALGLERRFSFYAGYDSGFGLKPGPGMARAFCSATGFAPEEIVMIGDSIHDLGAGRAAGAAAVIGVLTGPATEAELAPHADAIIHAVADLPDFLIRRFPA, from the coding sequence ATGACGACGAGGATCAAGGGCGCGCTCTTCGACAAGGATGGCACGCTGATCGATTTCACCGCCACATGGCGCGGGCTGGTCGAGGGAATGATCGCCGACTACGCCGGGCCGGACGAGGCGCTCCGGGCGGCGCTTGGCGCGGCCATAGGTTTCGACGTGACGACCGGTCTGTTTCTGCCCGGCTCGCCGGTTGTCGCCGGCAGCACCGGAGAGGTGGCGGCGTTGATGGCGGCGCTCCTGCCGCGCGTCCCGGCGGCCGAGATCGAGGCCGAGGCCAACCGCCGGGCGGCCGCGGCCGGCGCCGGCGACAGCGACGCGATGTTGGCGCCGACGCCTGGTCTCGACGAAGCGCTGGAGCGGCTCTCCGGAATGCGACTCGCGCTCGGCGTCGCCACGCATGATTCCGAGGCGGCGGCCCGCGCCCACGTGCGGGCGCTGGGGCTGGAGCGGCGTTTCTCCTTTTACGCCGGCTACGATAGCGGCTTCGGGCTCAAACCCGGCCCGGGCATGGCGCGCGCATTCTGCAGCGCGACCGGATTCGCGCCCGAGGAAATCGTCATGATCGGCGACAGCATCCACGATCTCGGCGCCGGCCGCGCCGCCGGCGCCGCCGCTGTGATCGGTGTCCTGACCGGCCCGGCGACAGAGGCGGAGCTCGCCCCTCACGCCGACGCGATCATCCACGCCGTCGCGGACCTCCCGGACTTCCTGATTCGCCGCTTTCCCGCCTGA
- a CDS encoding acetolactate synthase large subunit, which translates to MNGAESLVRTLLAAGVDHCFTNPGTSEMHFVAALDGAAEMRSVLALQEGVATGAADGYWRMAGRPASTLLHLGPGLANGLSNLHNAKKAGSGVVNIVGEHATAHIALDAPLTADIEGIARPVSDWVRTTRAAADVGADAAAAVRAASGAAPVVATLILPGDAAWSEGGVVAAPEALEAPRAVPEAAVTAAAEALRKPGALLLLGPGALDEAALADAGRISAATGCGLMTEWSNARLARGAGIVAVARVPYPVDQAVEVLRPYRRIVLAGAKRPVAFFAYPDKPGVLTQPGTVFDELGSAGDDIAGALRALVEALGAGGAIPKGIAAAARPAIPEGAATPESIAAVLGATLPEGAVVVDEGVTTGRGFFGATAGAPPHHWLNNRGGSIGYGMPVAIGAAMAAPGRKVIALVGDGSAMYTPQALWTMAREGLDVTVLIFANRNYAILRGELTNVGVANPGPRALSMLSLDHPALEWTHLARGMGVEAERVETAPELAAAVKAGLASEGPYLVEVMI; encoded by the coding sequence ATGAACGGTGCGGAAAGTCTGGTGCGCACGCTGCTGGCGGCGGGCGTCGATCATTGCTTCACCAATCCCGGCACCTCTGAGATGCATTTCGTCGCCGCCCTGGACGGAGCGGCGGAGATGCGCTCCGTGCTCGCGCTTCAGGAAGGCGTCGCCACCGGCGCGGCGGACGGGTACTGGCGCATGGCGGGGCGGCCCGCTTCAACGCTTCTGCATCTCGGCCCCGGCCTCGCTAACGGCCTCTCCAACCTCCACAACGCGAAAAAGGCCGGCTCGGGCGTCGTGAACATCGTCGGAGAGCACGCCACCGCGCATATCGCGCTCGACGCGCCACTGACGGCGGATATCGAGGGGATCGCGCGACCGGTTTCCGACTGGGTGCGCACGACCCGCGCCGCCGCCGATGTCGGCGCCGATGCGGCGGCGGCCGTCAGGGCCGCTTCGGGCGCGGCCCCGGTCGTGGCCACGCTGATCCTGCCGGGCGACGCCGCGTGGAGCGAGGGCGGCGTCGTCGCCGCTCCGGAGGCCCTCGAAGCGCCGCGCGCGGTGCCGGAGGCCGCGGTGACGGCCGCCGCGGAGGCGCTTCGCAAACCCGGCGCACTCCTTCTCCTAGGCCCCGGAGCGCTAGATGAGGCGGCGCTGGCCGACGCCGGACGGATCAGCGCCGCCACCGGATGCGGGCTGATGACGGAGTGGTCGAACGCGCGCCTCGCGCGCGGCGCCGGGATCGTCGCCGTTGCGCGCGTGCCCTATCCGGTCGATCAGGCGGTGGAGGTGCTGAGGCCCTATCGGCGCATCGTCCTCGCCGGGGCGAAGCGCCCGGTCGCCTTCTTCGCGTATCCCGACAAGCCCGGCGTCCTGACTCAGCCCGGAACGGTGTTTGACGAACTCGGGAGCGCCGGGGATGACATCGCCGGCGCGCTTCGGGCGCTGGTGGAGGCGCTTGGCGCCGGTGGCGCAATTCCCAAAGGGATCGCCGCCGCCGCGCGGCCCGCCATTCCAGAAGGAGCGGCGACACCCGAGAGCATCGCCGCCGTTCTCGGCGCGACGCTGCCGGAGGGCGCGGTCGTCGTCGATGAAGGCGTCACCACCGGGCGCGGTTTCTTCGGCGCGACGGCCGGGGCGCCGCCGCATCACTGGCTCAACAATCGCGGCGGCTCGATCGGCTACGGCATGCCGGTCGCCATCGGCGCCGCCATGGCCGCGCCGGGGCGCAAGGTGATCGCGCTGGTCGGCGACGGCAGCGCGATGTACACGCCGCAGGCGCTCTGGACCATGGCGCGCGAGGGGCTCGACGTCACCGTCCTGATCTTCGCCAATCGGAATTACGCGATTCTCAGGGGCGAGCTGACAAATGTCGGCGTCGCCAATCCGGGCCCGCGCGCGCTTTCGATGCTGAGCCTCGATCACCCGGCGCTGGAATGGACGCATCTCGCCCGCGGCATGGGCGTGGAGGCCGAACGGGTCGAAACCGCGCCTGAGCTGGCGGCGGCGGTGAAGGCGGGTCTGGCCTCCGAAGGGCCGTATCTGGTCGAGGTGATGATCTGA
- a CDS encoding OmpA family protein: MMKISHTILAGAALVAAGCTNIPGANLGGTFVAEDFLAMDMPGGDFNAELAKQYQGLAAYNASTEVNWMDAAGYMDRSNAAASGGVTPWDPSALGIGGEAVALYPEVSSNIAANSSINPAACAEAQALWDQWLEAQYQSPGGCLDPDEVKAKFDAAYAACIGVSPANYIVYFGFDRSNLNDAARGVVSDVVAALSGVANPIVSLVGHTDTSGPASYNVGLSQRRVNTVAQALADAGVPQGGVTRAARGESEPAVATGDGVREPRNRRVEIAIGN, from the coding sequence ATGATGAAGATTTCCCATACAATCCTGGCGGGCGCCGCGCTTGTCGCCGCCGGGTGCACTAACATTCCCGGCGCCAATCTCGGCGGGACGTTCGTCGCAGAAGATTTCCTTGCCATGGACATGCCCGGGGGCGATTTCAACGCCGAGCTCGCCAAGCAGTATCAGGGTCTAGCGGCGTATAACGCCTCGACGGAAGTGAACTGGATGGACGCGGCGGGCTATATGGACCGCTCCAACGCGGCCGCGTCCGGCGGCGTCACGCCGTGGGATCCGTCGGCGTTGGGCATCGGCGGCGAAGCCGTTGCGCTCTACCCCGAGGTGAGCTCAAACATCGCCGCCAATTCGTCGATCAACCCCGCCGCCTGCGCCGAAGCTCAGGCGCTCTGGGATCAGTGGCTCGAAGCGCAGTACCAGTCGCCGGGCGGCTGCCTCGACCCCGATGAAGTGAAGGCGAAGTTCGACGCCGCCTACGCCGCGTGCATCGGCGTTTCGCCCGCCAATTACATTGTCTACTTCGGCTTCGATCGGTCGAACCTGAACGACGCCGCCCGCGGCGTGGTTTCAGATGTCGTCGCCGCCCTCAGCGGCGTCGCCAACCCGATCGTCTCGCTCGTCGGCCACACGGACACGTCGGGCCCGGCCTCCTACAATGTCGGCCTCTCGCAGCGCCGCGTTAACACCGTGGCCCAGGCTCTCGCCGACGCTGGCGTTCCGCAGGGTGGCGTCACCCGCGCCGCGCGCGGTGAGTCCGAGCCGGCCGTGGCGACCGGCGACGGTGTCCGCGAGCCGCGGAACCGGCGCGTCGAGATCGCGATCGGCAACTAA
- a CDS encoding VPLPA-CTERM sorting domain-containing protein has translation MLMTPCGGRLWLFVVLGLIMKTGIRAAAFAVGFAMCGALGSASAASIVFFDDFEEDSYGMYANLKNWNVTDGNVDVVGGGRHFDWWKGSGLYVDMAGNLAGTIETKLAFDLVVGATYELSFDYAKYSRSTETLFFGVGDEYSNSLALGANPSDSFSFFTTTFVATGGLSRIVFGTTGPETAGVDKAGPVIDNVMLSLMGPQPDFSLSAPIGDGRSSTSVVPVPPALPLLFSALAGLAFLRRRRGAR, from the coding sequence TTGCTGATGACGCCTTGTGGAGGGCGTTTGTGGTTGTTTGTTGTACTGGGGCTTATCATGAAAACGGGTATTCGCGCGGCCGCGTTTGCGGTCGGGTTCGCGATGTGTGGCGCTTTGGGTTCCGCGTCAGCCGCGAGCATCGTCTTCTTCGACGATTTCGAGGAAGACTCCTATGGAATGTACGCCAATCTGAAAAACTGGAACGTGACCGACGGCAACGTGGACGTTGTCGGCGGCGGGCGCCATTTCGACTGGTGGAAAGGCAGCGGCCTCTATGTCGATATGGCCGGCAACCTCGCCGGAACGATCGAAACGAAGCTGGCATTCGATCTGGTCGTGGGCGCGACATACGAGTTGAGCTTCGATTACGCCAAATACAGCCGGTCGACGGAGACCCTCTTTTTTGGCGTTGGCGACGAATATTCGAACTCGCTGGCTCTCGGCGCCAATCCATCTGACTCGTTCAGCTTTTTCACCACGACATTCGTGGCGACAGGCGGGTTGTCACGTATCGTTTTCGGCACGACGGGCCCCGAAACAGCGGGCGTCGACAAGGCGGGCCCGGTGATCGACAATGTCATGCTGAGCCTGATGGGGCCGCAGCCTGACTTCTCCCTCAGCGCTCCGATCGGCGATGGGCGGTCTTCAACGTCCGTGGTGCCGGTTCCGCCCGCGCTGCCGCTGCTGTTCTCGGCGCTTGCCGGTCTCGCCTTCCTGCGGCGCCGGCGCGGCGCGCGCTGA
- a CDS encoding acyl-CoA synthetase, with translation MNRSPYETGLDRREANFQPLSPLSFLSRAALVNPDKTAIIHGALRRSYAEFYARARQLGSALAAKGIRKNDTVAALLLNTPAMLEAHYGVPMAGAVLNALNTRLDPATVAFILNHGEAKVLIFDSELAPVVSKALESVRTPPLLIEYADPESGVAPALGVADYEEFIAAGDPEFAWSPPDDEWDAIALNYTSGTTGDPKGVVYHHRGAALLATGNALHTGMNADSVYLWTLPMFHCNGWCFPWTVSAVMGTHVCLRAVRAAPIFDALADHGVTHLCGAPIVMQTLLNAPAASKRDFSQRAAFLTAAAPPPETVLAAMGDAGFEVTHLYGLTECYGPSVINEWKPEWSALAADEQAAKKARQGVRYLALDDLAVMDPESMAATPADGETIGEVMMRGNVVMKGYLKNEPATEAALKGGWFHTGDLGVLHPDGYIQLKDRAKDIIISGGENISSIEIEDALFRHPAVAACAVVARPDEKWGETPCAFVELKPGATATEAELIAFARERLAGFKTPKTVVFQDLPKTSTGKVQKFELRRLARAL, from the coding sequence ATGAACCGATCACCCTATGAGACTGGACTTGACCGGAGGGAGGCTAATTTTCAGCCGCTCTCGCCGCTCTCGTTTCTCTCTCGCGCCGCGCTGGTCAATCCCGACAAGACCGCGATCATCCACGGTGCGCTTCGCCGGAGCTACGCGGAGTTCTACGCCCGCGCGCGCCAGCTCGGCTCGGCCCTCGCGGCGAAGGGAATCCGCAAGAATGATACGGTCGCCGCGCTGCTCCTGAACACCCCGGCGATGCTGGAGGCGCATTACGGGGTTCCGATGGCCGGCGCGGTGCTCAACGCGCTCAACACGAGGCTCGACCCGGCGACCGTCGCCTTCATCCTCAACCATGGCGAGGCCAAGGTCCTGATCTTCGACAGCGAGCTTGCGCCCGTGGTCTCGAAAGCGCTTGAGAGCGTCAGGACGCCCCCGCTGCTCATCGAGTACGCCGATCCAGAGAGCGGCGTCGCGCCGGCCCTCGGCGTCGCGGATTACGAGGAATTCATCGCCGCCGGCGACCCTGAGTTCGCCTGGTCGCCGCCCGATGACGAATGGGACGCGATCGCGCTCAATTACACTTCCGGCACCACCGGAGATCCGAAGGGGGTCGTCTATCATCATCGCGGCGCCGCGCTTCTCGCCACCGGAAACGCGCTGCATACGGGCATGAACGCCGACAGCGTCTATCTCTGGACGCTGCCGATGTTCCATTGCAACGGCTGGTGCTTTCCCTGGACCGTTTCTGCGGTGATGGGAACGCATGTCTGCCTCAGGGCGGTCAGGGCGGCGCCGATTTTCGACGCGTTGGCCGATCATGGCGTCACACATCTATGCGGCGCGCCGATCGTAATGCAGACCTTGCTCAACGCGCCTGCGGCTTCGAAACGCGATTTTTCGCAAAGGGCCGCCTTTCTCACCGCCGCAGCGCCGCCGCCGGAAACCGTGCTCGCGGCGATGGGCGACGCGGGGTTCGAGGTCACGCATCTCTACGGCCTGACCGAATGCTACGGTCCTTCCGTCATCAACGAATGGAAACCGGAATGGAGCGCCCTGGCGGCCGATGAGCAGGCGGCGAAGAAGGCGCGCCAGGGCGTGCGTTACCTAGCGCTCGACGATCTGGCGGTGATGGACCCGGAGTCGATGGCCGCCACCCCCGCCGACGGCGAAACCATCGGCGAGGTGATGATGCGCGGCAATGTGGTGATGAAGGGCTATCTGAAGAATGAACCGGCGACCGAAGCGGCGCTGAAGGGCGGCTGGTTCCATACCGGCGATCTCGGCGTTCTTCATCCGGACGGTTACATTCAGCTTAAGGATCGGGCCAAGGACATCATCATTTCGGGCGGCGAAAACATCTCTTCGATCGAGATCGAGGATGCGCTTTTCCGGCATCCGGCCGTCGCCGCCTGCGCCGTGGTCGCGCGCCCCGACGAGAAATGGGGCGAGACACCCTGCGCCTTCGTCGAATTGAAACCGGGAGCGACCGCGACCGAGGCCGAACTGATCGCCTTCGCCCGCGAACGGCTCGCCGGCTTCAAGACGCCGAAGACGGTAGTCTTTCAGGACCTTCCGAAAACTTCCACCGGAAAGGTGCAAAAGTTCGAACTCAGGAGGCTGGCGCGGGCGCTTTGA
- a CDS encoding M3 family oligoendopeptidase — protein MRAATPTHSNTLLMDSAEPSGGGALGELPEWRLDDLYPGMESDELEADFDWLETEIPSFAADAKGLMAEMDGDALARILSRYETIQRKSGRIMSYAGLLYQQNTAAPERGKFYADCESKLTDLSNPLVFFSLELNRIDDAALEGKLAESPALARYRPWLERLRSFRPHQLSDELETYQHDMSPVGASAWNKLFDETMAGLEFEIEGEAEPLNLEATLNLLSNPKRERRAAGAAALSKVFRANIGLFARITNTLAKEKEIEDRWRKLPKPESARHLANHVEPEVVDALRDAVVAAYPSISHRYYALKAKWLGHDKLQHWDRNAPLPEADDRKIPWAEAKETVLSAYAGFDPKMAEIAAPFFEKGWIDAPVKPGKAPGAFAHPTVTDAHPYVMLNYLGKTRDVMTLAHELGHGVHQVLAAGQGELLSHTPLTLAETASVFGEMLTFKKLLAAAGPERRRALLAGKVEDMINTVVRQIAFYEFELRVHTARREGELTREQLCDIWMGVQRESLGPVFEFAEGYETYWTYIPHFIHSPFYVYAYAFGDGLVNALYAVYEEAPEGFQQKYFDMLAAGGSKHHKALLAPFGLDATDPAFWGKGLGVISAMIDELEAMEG, from the coding sequence ATGCGCGCCGCCACACCGACCCACAGCAACACTCTTCTCATGGATTCCGCCGAACCTTCGGGCGGCGGGGCGCTTGGCGAGCTTCCGGAATGGCGGCTCGACGACCTCTATCCAGGAATGGAGAGCGACGAGCTGGAGGCGGACTTCGACTGGCTCGAGACCGAAATCCCATCCTTCGCGGCCGACGCCAAGGGCCTGATGGCGGAAATGGATGGCGACGCGCTGGCCCGGATCCTGAGCCGCTACGAGACGATCCAGCGAAAATCCGGCCGGATCATGTCATACGCCGGACTTCTCTATCAGCAGAACACCGCCGCGCCCGAACGCGGCAAATTCTACGCCGACTGCGAGTCGAAACTGACCGATCTTTCGAATCCGCTGGTCTTTTTCTCGCTGGAATTGAATCGGATCGACGATGCGGCGCTGGAGGGCAAGCTGGCCGAAAGCCCGGCGCTGGCCCGCTATCGGCCATGGCTGGAGCGCCTGCGGAGCTTTCGTCCACACCAGCTTTCGGACGAGTTGGAGACATACCAGCACGACATGAGCCCGGTCGGCGCTTCAGCCTGGAACAAACTATTCGACGAGACCATGGCGGGCCTGGAGTTCGAGATCGAAGGCGAGGCGGAGCCGCTCAACCTCGAAGCGACGCTCAATCTTCTATCGAATCCGAAACGAGAGCGCCGCGCCGCGGGCGCCGCCGCGCTCTCGAAGGTGTTCCGCGCCAATATCGGGCTATTCGCCCGTATCACGAACACGCTCGCCAAGGAGAAGGAGATCGAGGACCGCTGGCGCAAGCTCCCGAAGCCGGAATCCGCGCGGCATCTCGCGAACCATGTCGAGCCCGAAGTGGTCGACGCGCTCCGTGACGCCGTGGTCGCCGCCTATCCTTCGATCAGCCACCGCTATTATGCGTTGAAGGCGAAATGGCTCGGCCACGACAAGCTTCAGCACTGGGATCGCAACGCGCCCTTGCCCGAAGCCGACGATCGCAAGATCCCCTGGGCCGAGGCGAAGGAAACGGTGCTGTCAGCCTATGCCGGGTTCGACCCGAAAATGGCGGAGATCGCCGCGCCGTTTTTCGAGAAGGGCTGGATCGACGCCCCGGTGAAGCCGGGAAAGGCGCCCGGCGCCTTCGCCCACCCGACCGTCACCGACGCACACCCCTATGTGATGCTCAACTATCTCGGCAAGACGCGGGACGTGATGACCCTGGCGCACGAGCTCGGTCATGGCGTCCATCAGGTGCTTGCCGCCGGGCAGGGCGAATTGCTCTCCCACACCCCGCTGACGCTGGCGGAAACCGCCTCGGTGTTTGGTGAGATGCTGACCTTCAAGAAGCTGCTCGCGGCCGCAGGGCCGGAAAGACGCCGCGCCCTCCTCGCCGGCAAGGTCGAGGACATGATCAATACGGTTGTCAGGCAGATCGCGTTCTACGAGTTCGAGCTTCGCGTCCACACCGCGCGGCGCGAGGGCGAGCTGACCCGCGAGCAGCTATGCGACATCTGGATGGGCGTGCAGCGCGAAAGTCTCGGCCCGGTCTTCGAATTCGCCGAGGGGTACGAGACCTACTGGACCTATATCCCGCATTTCATCCACTCGCCCTTCTATGTCTACGCCTACGCCTTCGGCGACGGACTGGTGAACGCGCTCTACGCCGTCTACGAGGAGGCGCCCGAGGGCTTCCAGCAGAAATATTTCGACATGCTGGCGGCTGGCGGCTCGAAACATCACAAGGCGCTGCTCGCGCCCTTCGGGCTCGACGCGACCGACCCCGCCTTCTGGGGCAAGGGGCTGGGCGTGATCTCGGCGATGATCGACGAGTTGGAGGCGATGGAAGGCTGA